The genomic region CCCATTGCATCGAACCGTAGTTGACTCCGCTGATGTTGAAGCTGCGGTAGGGGTTGTTGCGGCTGATCGGGCCGGCTTGAGCCGGGGCGGATCGCCCGCACCACGCCGCGGCGGCGACCAGGACCAGCAACACGAGTCCGCGCACAGAACAAAACATCTCGGGAATCTCCGGCGAGTCGACGAGCAGGCGGCGTCCTCATTCTACGCCGCGGGATCGCTCGGGGCGAATCGCACCCGACGCCGCGTCGGGAGCCTGCCGGCGGCGCGGAACGGGGGCGGCCTGAAATCACCCGCCGCTTTCGATCGCCGGCGGCTAGCGCCGTCCGCTCAGGGAACGTTCAGGCGGCGCGGGCTTGCTCGGCGCCGACTGGCAGCGAGCGGCGGCGCTGCAGCAGCGTGAGCCCGTGCCGCAGCCGGCGCGTGCTGTGGAGATGGATCACCGAGAACTCGGGGAACTCGTCCAGGATCCAGTTGACGAATTCCCGTTCCCCCGGCTGGTGGGCGAACCGCTCGGCGTCGAGCCACGCCTCGGGCCGGGTCGCGGCGAACTCGCGGTGGACCGGCAGAAAATGCTCGCGGGCCCACAGTCCCGTGTCGTGAATCGCGACGATCGCCTCGGGCGCCAGCGCCGGCAACAGCCGCCGCCAGGTGGCCTGGTTGAGGTCCAGTTCATGGGCCGCGTCGAGGAACACAAGCTCCACCGGCCGGCCGTCGACGTCGGCGGGGGCGAAGTCGGTCTGCGACTTCTGCACGAAGCGAAAGTTCGCCCGCTGGGAAAACGCCCTGCGGGCATGGCGGGCCGAAACGTCCGAGACGTCGAAGCTCACCAACAGCGCGTCCTCGTCGAGCCCCTGCAGAAAATTGAATGCGCTATGTCCCTGGAAGAAGCCGAACTCGACCACGGTCCGCGGGGCGAGCGTCTTGGCCAGGGCGAGCATGAGCAGCGCTTCGTCGCGCTGCAACGGGCCCATCGACGCATCATTGGCGTACGTCGCCAAGTGCAACGCGCCGGTGCGGCGCTCCGGCAGCAAGCTGCACAGCCACCCATAAACGGTGCGCACCACCGGGTTGCGGTAGTACACGCGTCGAGCGGTCGATTTCAGCCCGCGAGTCGAGAACATGGCCGACGCCTCCGTGTCGCAAGGGCGTCCTCGCCCTGGGCGAAGACGGTCAGCGCGACTTGTAGGTCATCGACCGCGACGCGGCAACCCCGGCGGCGCTGTCGCTAGCACCGCCGCCAGCGACCGGCGCGGACTCCCCAGGCGGTCAGGCCCAACGCCAGCAGTCCTGCGGCGGCCGGTTCGGGGACGACGGCGAAGTGATTCGCCATGACGTGTCCGGCGACCTCGCGGCCCAGGGCGATTCCGTCGGTGGCGTCGAAGATCCAGTGGATCCCCATGTAGATCCGGCTGTAGGCGTTCTCCCACTCCGCCTCGCTGAAGCTGGCGAAGTCGCGCGTACCGTCGACCCCGATCTGAGCCATCTCGTCAGGGATCGAGCCGGGAGCCAACTCGTCCGAGTTGAGCGTGAAGTTCACCACGTCGACGCCATAAAACCGTCGCAGGGTCT from Pirellulales bacterium harbors:
- a CDS encoding class I SAM-dependent methyltransferase, which translates into the protein MFSTRGLKSTARRVYYRNPVVRTVYGWLCSLLPERRTGALHLATYANDASMGPLQRDEALLMLALAKTLAPRTVVEFGFFQGHSAFNFLQGLDEDALLVSFDVSDVSARHARRAFSQRANFRFVQKSQTDFAPADVDGRPVELVFLDAAHELDLNQATWRRLLPALAPEAIVAIHDTGLWAREHFLPVHREFAATRPEAWLDAERFAHQPGEREFVNWILDEFPEFSVIHLHSTRRLRHGLTLLQRRRSLPVGAEQARAA